The following proteins come from a genomic window of Bactrocera dorsalis isolate Fly_Bdor chromosome 6, ASM2337382v1, whole genome shotgun sequence:
- the LOC125779104 gene encoding uncharacterized protein LOC125779104: MPRLRQRNTVGRHTSDSRRMSILRRNQNEEQRAEVNVRGRAVYRERRTQIRTEFADNQRPNYRQGRVPVRLRDQMEHVGFHYDPDCDYSLHGAIGAMDIICTHCNAAKFRGETAGMCCSSGKVKLPAFEPPPGPLHSLLTGESPTSKHFLQNIQAYNSCFQMTSFGAKKIIRDPFMPTFKIQGQIYHRAGSLIPFADADYQFLQIYFIVNETDQLNQLCEIATGTRREIVLNLQRFLHEHNELIRLFKIALDRMPSDNHRIVIRADKMPMGQHARRFNAPTIDEVAIVIVGEQFESRDIVLHRRNEQLQRVSELHRCYDALQYPILFWRGDDGYHINMRLINPTTGQETPKKLSAMNFYSYRIMIRPQEDNYILKCRKLFHQYLVDMYAKIETERVNFIRFNQAKLRSEEYIHLRDAVMNDANVNSIGRLTILPATYIGSPRHMHEYEQDAMSYVRHYGRPDLFITFTCNPKWNDIKSHLFPGQSTTDRHDLTARVFREKQKAMMDLIVKLRVFGEVRCWMYSMEWQKRGLPHAHILIWLVRKIRPDQIDKVISAEIPDEAIDPQLFDVVTKNMIHGPCGAINPTSPCMIDNKCSKRYPRALVDDTITGNDGYPLYRRRSAEDGGNSTVIKVRDQDVDVDNRWVVPYSPLLSKIFEAHINVEYCNSVKSIKYICKYVNKGSDMAVFGVADYQTIDEIQQYQMGRYISSNEAVWRILSFPIHDRHPVVLHLAVHLENGQRVYFTADNVQQSAARPPRTTLTTFFELCETDEFARTLLYSEIPQYFTWNPSSKTFQRRK; this comes from the exons atgcctcgactacgccaacgtaatacggttggcaggcatacgagtgattcacgtcgaatgtcaatATTAAGAAGAAATCAAAACGAAGAGCAGCGCGCTGAAGTGAATGTCCGAGGTAGAGCGGTGTACAGAGAGCGGCGTACACAGATTAGAACTGAATTCGCCGACAATCAACGGCCAAATTACCGTCAAGGCCGAGTTCCGGTCCGCCTTCGCGATCAAATGGAACATGTTGGCTTTCACTACGATCCTGACTGCGACTACAGCCTGCATGGTGCCATTGGAGcaatggatattatttgtaCGCATTGCAATGCAGCGAAATTTCGAGGAGAAACAGCTGGCATGTGCTGCTCCAGTGGCAAAGTGAAACTGCCTGCATTTGAACCGCCACCAGGACCATTACATTCCTTGCTCACTGGAGAATCGCCGACGTCTAAGCATTTCTTGCAGAACATACAAGCGtacaattcatgctttcaaatgacttcttttggtGCCAAAAAGATCATTAGAGATCCATTTATGCCGACGTTCAAG ATTCAGGGACAAATATACCATCGAGCAGGCTCGCTCATACCATTTGCCGATGCCGactatcaatttttgcaaatatatttcatcgtTAATGAAACTGACCAACTAAATCAACTATGTGAAATTGCGACCGGCACAAGGCGAGAAATCGTACTAAATTTGCAAAGATTTCTCCATGAGCACAAtgaattgattcgattgttcaaaatcgcattggaccgcatgccgtctgataaccatcgaatcgtcatcagagcagacaaaatgccgatggggcagcatgccagacgattcaacgcaccaacaatcgatgaggtggcaatcgtcattgttggcgaacagtttgaatcgcgagatattgtactgcaccgtagaaacgaacaacttcagcgtgtttccgagctacaccgtTGTTATGATGCATTACAATATCCGATATTATTctggagaggtgatgacggctatcacatcaatatgcgaTTGATAAATCCAACTACTG gcCAAGAAACACCGAAAAAACTGAGTGCGATGAACTTCTATTCGTACAGAATAATGATTCGTCCGCAAGAAGATaactacatcctgaaatgtcgcaagcttttccatcagtatttggttgacatgtatgcgaaaatcgagaccgaacgtgtcaactttattcgattcaaccaagcgaaattgcgttctgaagagtacatccatttgagagacgccgtaatgaatgatgcaaatgtgaatagcattggacgtctgacaatattgccagccacatacatcggcagtccgcgccatatgcacgagtatgagcaagatgcgatgtcgtatgtgcgccattacggcagaccggatctgttcataacgttcacgtgcaatcccaagtggaatgacatcaaaagccatttgttccccggtcaatcaacaactgatcgtcacgacttgacagcacgtgtattcagggaaaagcaaaaagcaatgatggatttaattgtgaaacttcgtgtttttggagaagttcgatgctggatgtactcgatggaatggcagaaaagaggattaccgcatgcacacatcttgatttggttagttcgcaaaatacgaccagatcagattgacaaagtcatctcagcggaaattccagatgaagcaatcgacccacaattgttcgacgttgtaacaaaaaacatgatccacggcccttgcggcgctattaatccaacatcaccatgcatgattgacaataagtgttcaaagcgctatcctagagctttagttgatgatacaatcactggaaatgacggatatccattatatcggcgtcgatccgctgaagatggtggtaattcaacggtcataaaagttcgggatcaagacgttgatgttgataatcgttgggtcgtgccgtattcaccattgttgtcaaaaattttcgaagcgcacataaatgtagaatattgcaactctgtcaaatcgattaaatacatctgcaaatacgtaaataagggCAGTGATATGGCAGTTTTTGGAGTAGCTGATTATCAGACAATcgatgaaattcagcaataccaaatgggccgttatataagcagcaacgaagcggtatggcgcattttatcgttTCCAATACACGACcggcatcccgttgttcttcatttggcagttcatctcgaaaatggtcaacgcgtttatttcactgcagacaatgtacaacagagcgcagcacgaccaccgcggacaacactaactacctttttcgagttgtgtgaaaccgatgaatttgcaagaacattgctatattccgaaataccacaatatttcacttggaatccatcatcgaaaacatttcaacgacgaaagtaa